The DNA window GATATATTAATGAaacatatgattatataaatatatgtttatttatgtagaagtgtaaattaataattgttatatattatttaaatagaaagattaaaatatacttttccatttatagaaaaatagaaaaattacACAACTCGaacaaatacatatatatattattctatagatataataataatattcgaCAACAAAAAGaacaacaaaatatatatatatatatattatattgtgattattataaaaatataattaataataatgttatataataatcatagtCTAACAtcattataacatatataattataaaattgtatatattatatattaaatattataatatatttaatgtatgTAGTCGtcaaacacatatatataaatgtacaaAATATCCATAGATTTTtgtatatcataaaaaaaaataaaataataaaaaaataaataaccttcgtacaaaataatatagacattatttttgtttgtttgtttctttatttatttttgttgaATTAATAAGACGCGTATGAGAGAATGTATGTATAACAATGTATGTGTATTTATGATATAATGTAGtccaaagaaaaaaaaaaattcaacaaattaataaataataaagatataatattaaaagataaaaattaaaagcaAAAAGACTGTTATAACATAAAaacattattaaatattaaaaaaacaaaaaaaccaACTACAatcataacatatatatatatatatatatattaatttgaaGGTAAACAACtacaatacatataaatatataattcaatatacatatattaaaataaaaaaatgaagtatAACAACAACTACATTACTCtttcaaaattatttacattgTCATATcgttaaaatatattccttaaaaaaaaaaaagatatatatatttttcctttatgtctttttatatgaatacatataaattattacacTATAGTACATATCATAAATcatactaatatatatatatatatatatatatttataattatataatatcttaaaacaaacaaaactaacatataaaaataaaaccgaaaaattaatttggaatttttcattatacaaaaatacatatatacataatcaaatatatatatatatatgtatgtattagtaattttgtataattatcattttattattaacgTCCCTGTTATAgcaatatatttaaaaaaaatttgataaagaaatatattatatttattatagtaaaaattaatgttaataatagaaataattaaaggaaaatattatgatattttattccttttattactataataatgttattatgaatattttttgattataatttttctgttatatatattacattgtgtaatattttataatataaaacaattaagaaatatttaaaatattttgtttttatataatgtaagtatatattttaacattataattacaaaaaaagagattgattaaaaataaaataaaataaaataaaataacatttcTATAGaagaaagaagaaaacaaataagtaaaaaatttgttatacatacataaacatatttatatatattatatattgtatatattagatATAGGAATTTGTtacttcttttaatttattattaatatattatctagAAACAATCCtttttaaattcatataattgtTTTCATCGTCAtcaaaagaattataaaaattttccaAATCGTCGTTTTCACgtggtatattatttttttcatcaaaatgtatatttatagataCATTTGTGCGAAAATTCTTTGTTTGAGAATCATTATTGTTTCCTGTAAGATCATTAGGAGGAATATTTGTAGATCCAAGATGTTCAAGAGATGTTTTGTGATTAGGTTCATGTTTGTTTGCAttaatcatattataattttcatcattaattGTATTAATATCATCAGCATTACCATTCGAgggtatatataatacatgttCGTTATTTGATTTATTCCATTCATCATACAATTTACTTAACATTTCCTCTTTATTATTCCATTTTTCGCACATATATCTATGTCTCTCTAACCATTTATGAAACAAATCTATTTGGTTCATTATCGGATCAGTATATGTTTGTGTAGCGACACGGTTAAAAGTTGTATTTTTTGGATGTTTTGTTccatataattcattttctttccttttcaataattcatcatatatatcaatatcgTTATCACGATTTAACGaatcatttattaaatcaaTACCACTATATAGATTTTGTGACACATATTTTGGATCATTCACGATATTGGTAGTCCTATTAATATTTTCGGGAATATTccaatttatattataagtaaCCTCGTTATCACCATGTAAAAATCTATCTTGGATTTGAGTGATAAAAGGTTTTTCTTCCATATTATTGTGTAAAGTATCAGGTtggatatttttatatatattatcatcaatgATATTTTCATTAGGTAAATGATTTTGTAACATGTTAGATATAAAATCCTCTTTTAGTTCATTCCATTCATTATCCGTAAGTTTATTGTTGTCATTTTCATGATACATAGGTGTATCATCCTGTGTTGATTTACTAGGTTTTAGTACTACTTCGATCaaagttttatatttagGACTAcgtgatttatatatatcattaatatcCATCTCTTCATATTCGCTTTCGGACGACGAGGTCGTGACATCAGAAGAAGATATATCACGTACATAATCATCTGGTTCGTCTCCTTCGACATATATGTACGTTTTTCCTTTATATTGACTCCTATAAGGTATATACCTATTGGTGGAGGTTTTTGTCGGCATCGCATCATCATTTTGGGGTATATTAAGCACACGAAATATCTCGGGAGGTGTGGTCGTGGTTTTTTTCtacaaaacaaaatatatatgtatgtgtggGTATAGGTGTATATGtatgtgaatatatatatgtatgggTTTAAGTATATGtatgtgaatatatatatgtatgtatgggTTTAAGTATATGtatgtgaatatatatatgtatgtgtggGTTTAGGTACATAGGTATTGggatatgtatgtatgtaaataaatataggtattttttttttttttttcataatatttttcattttttattttaacttaatttttttttttttgtatcttTTTCTGATaaattttctcattttttattttaacagaatttttgttttcatcatttttatttaaatgaattttttttatatttttttttgataaaatttctcattttgtattttaattggatttttattttcaattttttttttttttgttttttggtgttttaaatgaatttttttttaattgttttgtgataaaatattttctcattttttttattttaactgaatttttttatattttgtttctgATAAAAtttctctctttttttttttttaacttaatttttgtgtatttttttttatttaaaaaaatttctcattttttatttatatttttaaatttctgAAATTtgtttatctatatatttcttttttaacaaattgattcctatatatatttattatttcatcaaatatattccaatatataccttttttttttatatatatatttaatttctttcttactatatttcaatataaatacatacaaaaacacacacacatacatatatatataaacacaaaAACACACATATAGCATCTTTCTCTCTCTTACCTTCATATAGTAAAACAATAAAGCAATCGATCCTAATGCAAATCCTATTCCAACAGGAACAGTAGATGTCACAATTTCGGGTTTTATTCCACTAGATGGAGGGGTTCCACCACCAGGTGCTTTGGGTTCTGGTGCATCAGGTCCTGGATTGGTTGATTTTGGATTAGTAGCATCAAGCAtggtttttattttatctaaaGCACCTATTCCAGCTTTTAATCCAAGGTCTGCAGCATCAGGAATTATATTTGCAGCATGTTCAATAGCTTTTCCTGTTGCAGTAACTCCCAAACCAACAGCTTTACCGGATAAAGAACCTAAAGCCCCTGCTATATCTTTCCAAAAATCACTAAAAACACTGCCACCACTTTTACCAGGAGAATTTGATGAAGGATTTTTCGATTGAGGTTTTGGGCATTCACATATACTTTTAAATTTGGTATCATAAAATGTATCATAGGGTGTTTCCCATTTGGTATCATTGTTAAAATTTTTAGTGATACAATCGCATTTACCGTCTTTACATTTAATTTTCAAATAATCTGGGGCTTCTCTACCACCTGCAttgatttttatataattatcattatattgcTTCTCTAGTAACTTATACATGATTTGTTTtgataaaatgaaatttttatatctttcgCATACAGTTCTACAGGTATCGTCAACATTTCCAGTACCACTATCACAATTGAAGTTATCACACTTACTCGTTACCTCATTCTCTAATTCTTTTTTCCTTGTACAGAAAATTTCAGTCCATTCTTGAAACCAACGAAGAAATTGAGGAGTTTTATCTTCAGTAGGTACAGTACACCATTTGTTATCCAATGTTCCATTTGTAGCAATTCTTTTGTATCCACATAACATAGCATGCCATAGTTTAGTTTTGTTATTCTTCCACCAACTTTcacgttttttttttatttcttgatCATTTGTATTGCCGTTATTACACTGACCTTCCTTTTTGCATATCTTCTCGAATATTTGTTTAACATATCTTGTACGAAGATCTTCTAGAATATCATCACCTTTAATAATATTGCCAATATCAGCAAAACTATATTTCATTGAATCAAACAATATTTCACGTTCCTTAGgttctttatatttcatacTCAACAATTGTGCTTCGGTTGCAGCAGTGTCCAGTAGACGTTTTGTGAAAAGTTCTTCTTTTCTTAACGTATGCCATCGTTTAATAATATAgttaaaacatatttttgcTCTTCTAGGAGGAACTAGTactgttttatttttaaaatttgaaTGAGTCAAATATTGCGTTTCCCATTTATCAAGATCATAATTTAGTTTTTTTGGTGGACACCCAGCATTACCAATTTTGTTACATGCATCAGTGTTATTTAATGGACATGTCTCCAATTGATCAAATGGATCTGCAGGACCACTAGTACCAGGAGAAGGGGAACCATTATCAACACTAGCACCAGGTTTCACACCTGCACCCGGTTGTGGCACCACCGCACCTGGAACACTAGGTACTTTATTTGGATCACTACCACTTTGTGATGTACCACTAGCAGCACTACTAGAACTAGAACTAGAACTACTAGGGGTATCAGGTTCACCACTAGCTTGACCAGTACTACCACCACTACCTTGGTTACCACTCGCCGCTGTACCACCAGGATCGAGTGGCGAGCCAGGGCCACTAGCCGAGCCACCATTAGGCGAGGCGGGGTTACCAGGTGGGTCATTAGCACTTTTGGGATCAGTGGTTGCACCTTTTGGGTCACTAGATTTTCCACTAGACTGGTTAGTAATAACTGTGATGCCACCTTGTCCCTTTTCTCCTGTATTTATAACTGGACCTCCTTGACACGTTCCTCCATCACCTTTATCAGGTCCCGTACAATTACTACCAGGAGATGATGGTGATGGTTTTTGTGATCCTTTGTCCTTGCCTTTTTTGCCCGGGTTTTGTGACGCCGTATCCTGTGTTGGATTCACCACTGGTTTGACCGGTGCCGGCTTGTCCACACACGTACACTGCTTATCATATGTATTTGGATATTCCTTAAACGCATAATTGTTACTACCACCACTATTCGCAAAATCATTTTGTGTATTTTCGCACCCACTTATGAATCCTTCTTTTGTCAAATACCCACCAGCGCTAGAGTACGTGGTGTCACCAGTATGTGGTTTTAGGTATGTGACCACGGGATCTTCTTGTGCAGGACTAGCAGTTGCACCAGGTTTTGTTGCTTTATTGTATAATTCTAAGTATTTTTTCTCTTGTAGTTTCCACTGTTTTTCCCATGTATTAACAAGGTTTTTATATGCATtgcatttatttttacattctTCACATTTCTTCTCATCATTACATGTTGCTTTACGACCACTAGTACTAGCAGGAGTGGCATCACATTTCACACACTCACTAGCCACCTCGTCGTAGTGTTTTTTCTGTGTGACACAATAGTGTTCCCCCCATTCGGTCATCCAGCGCAGGAATTGTGGCCGAGCCACAAACGAGGACAACGTGGTGGTGTTGTCACTAAATTTGACGTTGGAGTATTTGTTTTCGGCCTTGTCGGTGAGTTTTTGTCGCGTAGTATCATCTATTTTATTGTCTTTTGTATTATAACTTAAGGAACAAACCATAGCTTCCCATACTTGTTCTTCAATATTTTTCCACCAACTTTCAGGTGTTTCGCCATTAGCATTTTTGCCATTTGGTTTAAGAATATTATCTATACTTTTTCTTGCCGCACCCacatcattttcttcatttgatGTATCCTTTTTTGCAGATATATCAGTATCCAAAATCAAATCCCTAAAATCTCCTAATGTATAGGAcattattcttttaaatcCTTCAGGTATGGTACCATTATTTAATTGTGAAACCTCACTAGGGTAATCCTTTTTGTATTGTTCCCATAACCAATATGTTTCTATTGATGCACATTGAATTAATGCTTTTCTTAAATCATCTGTAGTTTTATCACCTTTCAAagcttttaaattatttatacataacGATTGTCTTCTAGGAGACATACAGGGTCCCTCACGATATTTTGAATCAATCTTATCTTTACAATCCCAACTCTTCGTGTTAAAATCTTTTTCTCCACACGCAGCTATTCTACCTCTTCCATCTTTATTCTTGAGTGTTGTCTCCACTATCTCGCACGCGCCCTTAGTGGCAGTACTACCAGGATGGCTCGGATTAGGGTTCGGCATAGGTTTGACACCCTTACCGTCAGGTTGTGCTGTACTACCAGGattatttctttctttaattttttttattgtttcttTCGTTAACTTCTCtatacattttttacattttgcTTTATATTTCCCATATTCATTGTCTCCTTTTTTGAAAACTTTATTAAATTCAGCTTGATCGCAtccatttgtttttttttttaaatattcatgAGGACCTTCTTTTGTtccatcatatatattatgagtgtttttattttttttgtaatcaTCTCTATATTTATCTTTCTGGCCATTCCATTCATTCTTTTTAGTTAATAACCAATTGTGATATATTGCACATAGTTTTTGACATGCAGGACAGGTAGTACCTTCACATTCAGTATTACAATCTGGATGCAGACATATACTTTGCAGTTGCGTCATATATTGTTGTTTCTGTGTACAGAAATCTTCTCCCCATTCGATGAACCATCTTAAAAATTGATCATGTTTATCATAATCGGTTGGAGTGGTAGCACCACAATTGTTGGTGGTGTCACAATTTGTCATTGCTTTCCATACTTTATCTTTATGTGTATCCCACCACTCTTCACGTGGATTACCACTTGTTTTGCCACTATCTTCAAATATTTTCGATATTTGTTCTTCGACCTTTTTGTCATAATCTCCTCTTTCTAGATCTGTGCCTTTAATTATATCTCCAAAATCATAAAAACTACGTTTGATGGCAGGACATATCTTTGTATTATCTTTGTTGTGAAGATCTCTTAATAGTTCTGCTTCTTTCTTTGCTGCGGCATACAATTGTTTTTCTaaattgttcatatattCAGATTTTTCTCCACCTGTCAATAACATTAAATTACCTAAACATAATTTTTGACGTCTTGGAGGAGAATAgactttatttatattttctgaGGAAACAATAGATGTGTCCCATTTAGTGTTACTCATATCTTTCGTTTTACAACTCGAGGCGATAATTGTGGCATCACATGGTTCAATATCTTTGGTAGTAGGGGTACTAGCACCACCAGTACGTCCAGCACTACTAGGTTTTACACATGTACATGTAGTTTCGAAATCCCCATGAACATTACTATCTTTGAACACTTTTTCAAAATCGGTACCACTACAATCTGTACAATTAGTTATTAAGTAGTctgtataattattatatgatgatttgttcttttttttctttgattCCTCCTTTTCATTAAATTTTTCAGAAAATTTAGTCCAAACAGTTCTATGTTTATCAatcaaatttttataatcgtCACACGCACTTTTACACCCTTGATCTGCTATATTTTGACCACCACTATCACAATTACGTTTATcgttatttttatcttccaCTTTACCACATTTCTCTGCCACCGCTTTtgccttttctttttttttggcgCAAAAATCGTCCCCCCATTCCATGAACCACCAATAAAATTGCGAGTCATATTCGGTGTCGTATTGTATCGGGGGACATTCATTACCTGTGACACCTGTTTGTCCCTCTCTGATCCCACATTGAACTGCTTTCCAGAAATCCGATTTGTTGGCATCCCACCATTCTTGTTGTGTCATTTTTTTGCCACCAGTGGGACCATTCTTTTGTGCTATAATTTcacctatttttttttctatattttctatagCAGTATTTTTCCATAAACTTGTACCTAGAACAAGATTTTTAAAATCATTTATACTTCTATTTACTGATTTGCACTCCTTATCTTTATCATCTTTATATTTAGTCCATAATAATTtcgtttcttttttaattgcttcttttaatttagatttcatattattttcgtCATTAAAATTCGGTTTGTTGTCACCATCATGCAAGTTGGCTATACATAATTGTTGTGTTCTAGGAGGGACACAGGCATCTTTATCCAAGGTTTCGTTAGACTCTTTATTACAtttccaatttttttttggctcGTTGGTATTAGGAGGATCTTTTGGATCATCATAATCTTTAGTGTTACACCCAGTGGCATCTTCTATCTTAGCACATTCATTATCTTTAACAGTATCTTTGTGCTGGCACACTTCACACTccgtttctttttttttggtagTATTATCTAATTTTTCGTCAAATATAGTTTCATTCTTACTcccatctttttttttacattttttttcattaacgATATCTTCTACATTGTTTGCACTCGCTATATCTTTTGATTTCCCAATTTCATTGAGAACACATTGTGCTTCCAAAAACATATCAAGATCAGCAAATTCCATTTCAGCTTTTTTTGCAACTTTATATTGTTCGAAGTAGTTTTTTTGTTTACTCCACTGTACATCAATTTTCGATTTTAATTGATCGTAACAATCACATAAATCTTTACATTTCGTACACTCTTTGTCGCCCGACTTCTTCTTATCTATTTTTTTGCA is part of the Plasmodium sp. gorilla clade G2 genome assembly, chromosome: 7 genome and encodes:
- a CDS encoding erythrocyte membrane protein 1, PfEMP1, putative; its protein translation is MAKPSGTNKKTVMEIAKDLQQKAETDAEGRGFNELKGNPEKGQYKHNGDKNDDALKDICTIDKKHSNDKRNINGSGTDKYDGPCTGKGGQLKDRLNIGKEWGTNKEANPQHKEVYFPPRRLDMCTSNIENLDVDKAPGLKDNNVNHSFLGDVLLSAKFEGQDIVNKIGGKGDDPRICRAMKSSFADIGDIIRGIDVWSKNGDMVQLENNLQKIFGKIKDKVGGSSYASGEKETPKYKTLRSDWWVANRDQVWQAMVCDAKDDSTLVIGNSDNTTTFELSCGKYNPKFVPYDDYIPQKLRWLNEWNESYCKQLQSHINSFKDKCSKCKSGVNLTTCIRTEQSCKECKSTCEKYKTFVEKWNEKWKDQKEQYNTLYQNATSTTTGNDEIQNKLNEFIEKLKSEGKSDYKNSPEEFINSLLGYRFCTDANQKEIKDDKDDAYVFSETPKEYKKACTCDEVPPPPPSPPPEPPKPGVPPPAPPCTNNKIIDAANTLQHQVQTELVNNGVNLKGEAHKGTYKYTTDASTFNTNLCGITIQHTNDVRPKNQRSGGPCTGKGTGTDKDTHNQRFIIGQAWTPDNNQVKDGHNDVLLPPRRKHMCTSNLENLGSQSSPDPLKNVTDTTKFNHSFLGEVLVTAKYEGQDIVHKHLSKGDTPGICNAMKYSFADLGDIIRGTDIWEKNDDMVRLQGHLKHIFGKIRDQNGGGNSGKYSGTDGITKLRSHWWEANRKEIWKAMTCTSPDEAKLFTHNLKGEYSFSSPKCGHNDPRFIPSDDYIPQKLRWLTEWVESYCKQLRSNYWPVVAFCWNCKKQLEKKPNGSEKDKEKKLCERCTKMCDVYKQHVTDWQNQWKEQKEKYNQLYQASGGTLGGKDEIDNKHNEFLKKLKDNGKCNPKDSNDYSKPEEFVDLMGGYKYCKDTSQNEYKEDKSSDDSHAFKENPKGYKDACAWKDDKPGTTPTPPQSPPTNNDVCKIVKECIQENEQQIKKPPHYKGDCNPKITSTNKQYPKWDCEKNKGLIADNDQGACMPPRRQKLCIHYLENFSGTTSDDLRQAFIKCAALETYYSWMYYKDQGAGKNTEAEKLLEKGEIPYDFMRNMLFTYGDFKDLCLNKDISKKDGNNSELQNKIDKVFPTNGKSDDGLSREQWWDKYGPSIWKGMLCGLSHHIHKDNEQKRKTLTENDKYKYERDDLTSEMSKYIFNIEQTPQFFRWFTEWSDEFCTKQKDKLATLRNKCKTCIVKTNKACKDKSQCNDCQKECENYKKNFIELWKKDYTSQKNKFDKDKKDKYDTVPLVEKTIPAYTYLHKSLVSLGLNDNCMEKKSTTQKGDIPQSMDTPPNEFKYQCECDDKPPKPETCDQIMESGTNQWDCSGNIVSGGSNTDKMCVKNEKEDDEDATSGGGSGRGKQGGKARPTSDDFYDLFNEWLHDMEHSLDIITNLIEESCKKIDKKKSGDKECTKCKDLCDCYDQLKSKIDVQWSKQKNYFEQYKVAKKAEMEFADLDMFLEAQCVLNEIGKSKDIASANNVEDIVNEKKCKKKDGSKNETIFDEKLDNTTKKKETECEVCQHKDTVKDNECAKIEDATGCNTKDYDDPKDPPNTNEPKKNWKCNKESNETLDKDACVPPRTQQLCIANLHDGDNKPNFNDENNMKSKLKEAIKKETKLLWTKYKDDKDKECKSVNRSINDFKNLVLGTSLWKNTAIENIEKKIGEIIAQKNGPTGGKKMTQQEWWDANKSDFWKAVQCGIREGQTGVTGNECPPIQYDTEYDSQFYWWFMEWGDDFCAKKKEKAKAVAEKCGKVEDKNNDKRNCDSGGQNIADQGCKSACDDYKNLIDKHRTVWTKFSEKFNEKEESKKKKNKSSYNNYTDYLITNCTDCSGTDFEKVFKDSNVHGDFETTCTCVKPSSAGRTGGASTPTTKDIEPCDATIIASSCKTKDMSNTKWDTSIVSSENINKVYSPPRRQKLCLGNLMLLTGGEKSEYMNNLEKQLYAAAKKEAELLRDLHNKDNTKICPAIKRSFYDFGDIIKGTDLERGDYDKKVEEQISKIFEDSGKTSGNPREEWWDTHKDKVWKAMTNCDTTNNCGATTPTDYDKHDQFLRWFIEWGEDFCTQKQQYMTQLQSICLHPDCNTECEGTTCPACQKLCAIYHNWLLTKKNEWNGQKDKYRDDYKKNKNTHNIYDGTKEGPHEYLKKKTNGCDQAEFNKVFKKGDNEYGKYKAKCKKCIEKLTKETIKKIKERNNPGSTAQPDGKGVKPMPNPNPSHPGSTATKGACEIVETTLKNKDGRGRIAACGEKDFNTKSWDCKDKIDSKYREGPCMSPRRQSLCINNLKALKGDKTTDDLRKALIQCASIETYWLWEQYKKDYPSEVSQLNNGTIPEGFKRIMSYTLGDFRDLILDTDISAKKDTSNEENDVGAARKSIDNILKPNGKNANGETPESWWKNIEEQVWEAMVCSLSYNTKDNKIDDTTRQKLTDKAENKYSNVKFSDNTTTLSSFVARPQFLRWMTEWGEHYCVTQKKHYDEVASECVKCDATPASTSGRKATCNDEKKCEECKNKCNAYKNLVNTWEKQWKLQEKKYLELYNKATKPGATASPAQEDPVVTYLKPHTGDTTYSSAGGYLTKEGFISGCENTQNDFANSGGSNNYAFKEYPNTYDKQCTCVDKPAPVKPVVNPTQDTASQNPGKKGKDKGSQKPSPSSPGSNCTGPDKGDGGTCQGGPVINTGEKGQGGITVITNQSSGKSSDPKGATTDPKSANDPPGNPASPNGGSASGPGSPLDPGGTAASGNQGSGGSTGQASGEPDTPSSSSSSSSSAASGTSQSGSDPNKVPSVPGAVVPQPGAGVKPGASVDNGSPSPGTSGPADPFDQLETCPLNNTDACNKIGNAGCPPKKLNYDLDKWETQYLTHSNFKNKTVLVPPRRAKICFNYIIKRWHTLRKEELFTKRLLDTAATEAQLLSMKYKEPKEREILFDSMKYSFADIGNIIKGDDILEDLRTRYVKQIFEKICKKEGQCNNGNTNDQEIKKKRESWWKNNKTKLWHAMLCGYKRIATNGTLDNKWCTVPTEDKTPQFLRWFQEWTEIFCTRKKELENEVTSKCDNFNCDSGTGNVDDTCRTVCERYKNFILSKQIMYKLLEKQYNDNYIKINAGGREAPDYLKIKCKDGKCDCITKNFNNDTKWETPYDTFYDTKFKSICECPKPQSKNPSSNSPGKSGGSVFSDFWKDIAGALGSLSGKAVGLGVTATGKAIEHAANIIPDAADLGLKAGIGALDKIKTMLDATNPKSTNPGPDAPEPKAPGGGTPPSSGIKPEIVTSTVPVGIGFALGSIALLFYYMKKKTTTTPPEIFRVLNIPQNDDAMPTKTSTNRYIPYRSQYKGKTYIYVEGDEPDDYVRDISSSDVTTSSSESEYEEMDINDIYKSRSPKYKTLIEVVLKPSKSTQDDTPMYHENDNNKLTDNEWNELKEDFISNMLQNHLPNENIIDDNIYKNIQPDTLHNNMEEKPFITQIQDRFLHGDNEVTYNINWNIPENINRTTNIVNDPKYVSQNLYSGIDLINDSLNRDNDIDIYDELLKRKENELYGTKHPKNTTFNRVATQTYTDPIMNQIDLFHKWLERHRYMCEKWNNKEEMLSKLYDEWNKSNNEHVLYIPSNGNADDINTINDENYNMINANKHEPNHKTSLEHLGSTNIPPNDLTGNNNDSQTKNFRTNVSINIHFDEKNNIPRENDDLENFYNSFDDDENNYMNLKRIVSR